TCGGCTTTCCAACCGGTCATCGCTTTGAAGGCCGCCTCGTCTTTGTCCTGAACGGTCATGACCGCTTCTTTTACCGCATCTTTCAATTCCTGAGGAATATTCGCGCGCGCGGTGAATGGACCGGAGGTGATTTCGGGGCTTTCCCAAATTGGGCAGATCACGCCTTGCTCGATCATGCCTTTGTCGATCATGCGCTGCCAGCGACCGTCCACTTCGTTGTTCTGCCATGTGGCGGCAGCATCAAATGTGCCCTGAGCTACGCCAGCAACGCCCGCTTCGTGAGACCCGGAGAACGGAACAGCAGAGAAGAAGGATTTCGGATCAACCTCCTGAGCGATGTTGAAGTAAGGCACAGCATAGCCGGAGGTGGAGTCTGGGTCAGCAAAAGCCAGAACCTTGCCTTCCAGGTCGCGGATGCTTTTGTAGCCGGAGTCGCAACGGGTCACGACCACGGAGTAGTAGCCTGTGGAGCCATCTTGACGCAGGCGGGACACCAGCGGCTCAACCTTACCGTCGGTGCCCGTATAGGCCGCGGCGTAGGAAGAGGAGCCAAAGAAGGCGAATTCGATCTGATCCGCGCCGATCGCCTGAATCACGCCGTCATAGTTGCCAGCGGTGAAGATCTCGACTTCCACACCCAGTTCTTTTTCGAGGTATTCCTCAAACGGGGTGTAGCGTGCGATGCGATCTTTTTCGTTTTCGCCGGACAGGATGCCGAATTTGATGACGGCATAGTCTTTTTTCCAATCGTCGGCCGCAGCAACGGTTGCGGTCAGAGCGACAAGTGCGGTGGTAGCCAAAAGTTTCATGGTCATATCCCCTGTTGGTTGGCTTGGTGGAGCAGTTAGGCGGGGACCGCGAGCCCTTGGGTCGAGGTCACAGCTTCGTTGAATTCGCGCAGGCCTTGCG
This genomic window from Shimia isoporae contains:
- the phnD gene encoding phosphonate ABC transporter substrate-binding protein, whose product is MKLLATTALVALTATVAAADDWKKDYAVIKFGILSGENEKDRIARYTPFEEYLEKELGVEVEIFTAGNYDGVIQAIGADQIEFAFFGSSSYAAAYTGTDGKVEPLVSRLRQDGSTGYYSVVVTRCDSGYKSIRDLEGKVLAFADPDSTSGYAVPYFNIAQEVDPKSFFSAVPFSGSHEAGVAGVAQGTFDAAATWQNNEVDGRWQRMIDKGMIEQGVICPIWESPEITSGPFTARANIPQELKDAVKEAVMTVQDKDEAAFKAMTGWKAEDPNPQTGWIEVNHERYQWIVDMRAWLKKQRRSS